AGCCAAAGGTCACTTAGGCAATCTCTAATAGAGAGGGTTAAagttttaaaagtaaaaaaatggtCTGATTTATTGAAAAACTCATCACTAACAGATAACTATGTTATAATTCTATGAAATCCACTAGGTCATTATTTAGCCAAAGAAGTATCAGTGTTGCAATAATTTATTCAAATACAATAGTTATATTTGAAAACATATAacgatattttaattaaattaactaataaatttaaagtacaagcttaaaacaaataaattattaaatggATATGTTTAACCCCTTTGGTTAGATGAagatgatatataaatatgacttgattttaaaataattttttatagaactaTAATTTTGGACAgaattatgttttatttttcagttgTAAATGGCTTTTAAGGCCTGCGAATAGCCTCCCTCCGACTTACAGTGATAGGCAAACTGGGTTGCGGATATATTTCCTTGTTGATATATGATCACGGTATCCCTTCAGTTGAAGCAAACTCCTTTATATATGCTATTTATCTCCACatcaagagagagaagaaaatagaaATGATGAGCTGCCCATATACAAGAAGAATTTTCAAAAGAtgtgactttttttatttttttatttaatggccaaaattaaataaaggtATACACTGTttatgttcatcgtacattggacggttaaaaattataattttttacttaaaattaaatataaacattacctaataaaaattaaccgtataatgtacgatgaacagacacaATTAATTGAACTTCCGAATTCCTACAAAGAGAATtcaaagaggatcctcttcccttatttttgtcacttaattttttttatatttatattcaattcaaCGGCCATATTAAACAAGGATGTAAAATGAGAAAATGTATAAGATcacctcctttttcttctttttgtttaaataCTTCCCTATTTGAACATTGCAACGTATTGCCAATGTAACGCCCGCTATCTAGTATCTTGGATGGCATTAATTTTTAATAGCAAATAAAAATTACGAAtatgaataatatatatgaCAAATCATCCTTCAATGGTTGTAACTCTAGTTGGCATTTTGTAAGGTTGCAGAAAGCTGCATATGATCATTTTAGTTTAGTGGTACTTATTTCTAGATTATTGGAAGTATTTATAATCTAATTACAACTATTGTTGTGTCAAAGTTctataattcaattaaaatttactTATCTACATTACTAATCACTATTAATATTGCCTTCAACTTTACAACATGTTGATCAAAGCAAGTTAGAAAAAAGCCAATTAGTCCCCACTAAATTTGTATGACGGAATGTCTTTAAATGaacatgtaaattttttaacaaGAAGATAGAAAAGTGAAACCCCGAAAAACCtactaatttttcaatttttggagtGATTTTTATTGAAACTTGTAATAATTAAGTACTAACAAATTGGAATATTGGAAGCaatatctttcttcttcttcatttctttggCTGATTAAAACATAGagtacaattttttattttacaaacaatattaaagatatacataaaaaaaacataacaaacaagCTAAACAATGACCAAATCAATTATAATGCTATTATAACTATTTCCTCTTTAGTGTGGAAGAGTTGGGATACTTTGTTCATTCCTAAAGAAATTACCAGGATCGACCTTGGTCTTCACATTCACCAACCTATCAAAGTTATGCTTGAAGTACTTAATGCCATAAACTCTCCCCTCCAAATAGCTTGAAATGCCATTACCATTATGGTTGATCCCAATGTCAAGATCCTTGTAGTTGTAAAAGGCTTCCCTTGGATTTTTGGAAACAAAAGGAGTCATGTACATGTGGAGCTTTCTTGTCAATTCAATATAATGATCTGCTGCCTTGGTCCCTAGTATGTCCCAGTTTGTTGCATACTGAACCTTCCAAAGATTCCCAGCTCTATGAGGAAATGGAGTTGCCGACGCCGATATCTCACTCATTTTTCCGCCGTAGGGGTTAAAGGTCAACATTGGTGCCTCAAGCTCAATCATTCTCTGAAAAATCCACTTCAAACCAGTTTTTGGAATTGGTTTTTTGACATAGTCTGATTTTCTCTTCAAGCGTGTAAGAACTTGAGGTGTTCTAGAAAGCAAAGCTTCAGTAGCTGTCCCAGTTGGGAAGCTCGTCCAGAAAAGCACAGATTGAGCCCAGCTCATTTCGGCGCAATCAGATTGCTTCAAACCCAATTCAGGGAAGCTCTTGTTCATGATTGAAAGGAGCCTCTCAGAGTCTCCGAGAAACATGGCAATAAATGAAGCCCTAAGAGTCTTATTGTTTCCTCCACTATTATTTGAACTAGTACCATTTACAACATCCATGGTAAGCCTGATGAACAAGTCATCATCAAGCTTATCCGCGATATATTGCCAACGGTAGACAATGTCTGTCGCATTTTGTTCCAGGATTCTTGAAACCCTGAAAACAGTAACTATTTCTGGAACGCGTACAAGATTAATTTTATACGCGATCACAACTCCAAAGCTGGCTCCTCCGCCTCCCGTAACGGCCCAAAAAAGGTCTTCTCCCATTGATTTTCGGTCGAGAAGTTCACCATGCACATTCACAAGTTGTGCATCAACTATGTTGTCAACTGACAAGCCGTACTTTCTCATCATATTACCATATCCACCGCCACTGAAATGGCCTCCAACGCCAACTGTAGGGCAAACACCAGCGGGAAAGCCATGGGTTTTGCTTTTCTCGGCAATTCTATAGTAAACTTCACCAAGAGTAGCCCCCGCCTGGACCCATGCAGTCTCGGATTTGATGTCTACGTGGATGGACCGAAGATTAAACATGTCGAGGATGAAGAATGGAACTTCAGCCACGTACGATACACCCTCGTAATCATGGCCTCCACTTCTAATCTTCATTTGCAAGTTATGGATCTGGGCACAAACAACGGATATTTGCACGTGGGACTCATGCAATGCAGTGAGGATGAGGAAGGGTTTTCGGGTTGTAGATGTGTTGAATCGGAGGTTTCGGATGTAAGATTCCAAAACGGATGAGTAGGAAGCATTGTTGGGAGAGTAAATTGCTGGGGCAATCGGGTGAGAAGGTTGGGAATGGTTTAGAAGGCAATGAACAAAGTTCTCAGGATCAGCTGAAGTTGCCCATGAAGTAGATAGAACCAAAAGAACTAAAAGCTGTAAGATATGTGGAAGCCTTGGAATTGCCATTTGTAGCATATATTTTGAATGGAAATTGTTTTTCGTTTGTATGTATATGACCTATCTCTAGATTTGGGTTGGTATTGataggaattggatcctcttcgAGGCAATGCCTCGGATGCTCAGATCAGATAACACGGATCGTTGGATTTTAATTCAACgaatacaattattataacttttagaggaatctttttgtttgtaactgttagatcaaaatctaacgatCTGTGTTGTCCGATCAAGAGGATCCCGAGGCATTGCCTCGGATAGGATCCAATTCCGTATTTATAAAGGATATGGGTTTGACCGAGacaatttcaataattttcaaatggccacctCTTTCAATAATCTTTTAATATGTtcgaaaatcttattttaatatggtaatttaatttaattaactatactaattcaattaaaataataaattatgtttggcctatagCCCTTTGGCCTTCTTGGttagagatggttttttgtcaaaaggcTATTTTGGCCTATCGCCATTTGACCCCCTCGGTTGGAAATGATATAAAATATGATCTGACACTGTTGATTAAAGTATAATTTCTTGCCGGACTATAGGACTAAACATAGCTCTCTAATCCTCTTACGGTTGAAGCCTAAGTGGCATGCGGAAGGGTTAGATTTCTTGGTAAGGAACTAGCGTGGGGCTGTGCAGATTTGTGCAGTTTCCTTTGGCTTTTGATGGAAACTCCAAGTTTAACTgtctttattttcttgttgattttcctttgtcttGGATGAATATCCATCTTGGTTTTTCCTACTGCTACAATAAAAACACAGCCATAAGGACGAGAGTGGAAGGTCCAGATCTTTTCCTCAATATAATCACCATTCGAAGTCGAGTGCTTACATACACATATTCATGTGCTGGGATTTGTCACCATTGGCCCTTAATTCATCAATTTCTGTAGTTATGAACAATTTTGTCAACTCCGTCAGaacttccgtcaaaatgagtcatggtAGAATGATCATTGCtgcaattaggttaaagttgggGGACCATactccaattaggttaaagttgatggaccattactccaattggtTAAAGTCAATGCAAAATCTGCGCTGCCAAGAGAGTTTTGCATCAGTCAAAGCACAACAAAATGTATCAAATATTTCATTAACTTCATCcgatttaattcattttaagtCAGTTCAATTTAATTTCTGAAATTAATTCAATCTAAGATAATCCGATGCActcatatatgatatattttgtCCAAGTTGCCTGATCAAAAGGACCACTTTTTTAGTTTCCCACCTGGAGTTGAAAAAGACTTTATCCAAGTTGCCTGTTCAAATGGACCACTTTTTTAATTTCCCACCTGGAGTTGACCAAGACTTTGATCATATTAGTTGAATTGTAAGAGGGATTTTTCTCGATAGTGAAAGAACGAAGGATAATTCTTTGTTAGTTGGTGATTTTGATATTACATTAAACGAGGATGTTATTGTGACAactaatcatattattatgttTGACAAAAAGCATGATACATtattcgaattttttttttttccctaaaaagATGAGCAATTAGTGACGAACCACGGTTATCCATTTCTTTCAAACTCAGAAGAGGCTAGTTGAAAATTGTACCTTACCTACCGATGGCCTCGTTCAAGTAAGTACGCAGATTACAAAGTATCGAACACAGGATTTTCACAATTAGTGTAAAATATTGCTAAAATGCATGTATGTTGTAAGTTTGTCCGGTAAAAGAATAATAGTTCATTCATAATTTTGCGTATAAATACAACGTTAAAATGAATTTTTGATAAGTTGACGTGgattttttcgaaaaaaaaaaaa
This genomic stretch from Pyrus communis chromosome 2, drPyrComm1.1, whole genome shotgun sequence harbors:
- the LOC137726420 gene encoding berberine bridge enzyme-like 8; amino-acid sequence: MLQMAIPRLPHILQLLVLLVLSTSWATSADPENFVHCLLNHSQPSHPIAPAIYSPNNASYSSVLESYIRNLRFNTSTTRKPFLILTALHESHVQISVVCAQIHNLQMKIRSGGHDYEGVSYVAEVPFFILDMFNLRSIHVDIKSETAWVQAGATLGEVYYRIAEKSKTHGFPAGVCPTVGVGGHFSGGGYGNMMRKYGLSVDNIVDAQLVNVHGELLDRKSMGEDLFWAVTGGGGASFGVVIAYKINLVRVPEIVTVFRVSRILEQNATDIVYRWQYIADKLDDDLFIRLTMDVVNGTSSNNSGGNNKTLRASFIAMFLGDSERLLSIMNKSFPELGLKQSDCAEMSWAQSVLFWTSFPTGTATEALLSRTPQVLTRLKRKSDYVKKPIPKTGLKWIFQRMIELEAPMLTFNPYGGKMSEISASATPFPHRAGNLWKVQYATNWDILGTKAADHYIELTRKLHMYMTPFVSKNPREAFYNYKDLDIGINHNGNGISSYLEGRVYGIKYFKHNFDRLVNVKTKVDPGNFFRNEQSIPTLPH